From the Xenorhabdus ishibashii genome, one window contains:
- a CDS encoding outer membrane protein OmpK: MKRRILTLTAVAAALVSASASAEYQWGFGNVSMNYLDWSKHTTHKTGQTSHKDDFAYLELEGGAGFSWGELYGFADLENPFNSKTAQPGDNQRYTFKTTGRFYLGDTGFNLYGHVYGTYSLPGKANGGNFHEVNTLYGLGYNANIAGLWFKPFVALHYVDQTFYSGNNGYVVGWVAGYDFNLWDQKFSVTNWNEIELNRNERYGNGGREGINGAIALWWTPHPSFTTGIQYRYADNKLGEDFLQDGIVYSVKYNF; this comes from the coding sequence ATGAAAAGACGTATTTTGACACTCACCGCAGTTGCCGCAGCCTTAGTTTCTGCTTCAGCCAGCGCGGAATACCAGTGGGGATTTGGCAATGTCAGCATGAATTACCTTGACTGGAGCAAACATACCACTCATAAAACCGGACAAACCTCACATAAGGATGATTTTGCTTATTTAGAACTGGAAGGTGGAGCAGGATTTAGCTGGGGCGAACTCTACGGTTTCGCCGATTTAGAGAATCCTTTTAACAGTAAAACAGCCCAACCAGGTGATAACCAGCGTTATACTTTCAAGACAACAGGTCGTTTCTATCTGGGTGATACGGGTTTCAACCTTTATGGTCATGTTTATGGAACTTATTCATTGCCAGGCAAAGCAAATGGTGGCAACTTCCATGAAGTTAATACACTCTATGGATTAGGCTATAATGCTAATATTGCTGGCTTATGGTTTAAACCTTTTGTCGCACTGCATTATGTTGACCAAACGTTCTATTCAGGCAATAACGGTTATGTCGTAGGCTGGGTTGCTGGATACGATTTCAATCTTTGGGATCAAAAATTCAGTGTTACAAACTGGAATGAAATTGAATTGAACCGCAACGAACGTTATGGCAACGGCGGACGCGAAGGCATTAACGGTGCTATTGCACTATGGTGGACTCCACATCCTTCTTTTACAACCGGAATTCAATACCGTTATGCGGATAACAAACTGGGAGAAGACTTTTTGCAGGATGGTATTGTTTATAGTGTAAAATATAACTTCTAG
- the cyoA gene encoding cytochrome o ubiquinol oxidase subunit II: MRLMKYKKTIGLSSLLAATLMLGGCDMVLMNPKGAIGAEQKTLILTAFGLMLIVVIPAIVMAIIFALRYREANKSATYRPNWAHSNKIELVVWTVPILIIITLATITWKTTHELDPYKPLDSDIKPVTIEVISLDWKWLFIYPEQGIATVNEIVFPKNVPINFKITSDSVMNSFFIPQLGGQIYAMAGMQTKLHLIANSAGKYDGFSASYSGHGFSGMKFTATATDDRAGFEEWVQKVKASPKTLDTVQAFNDLAKPSQNNPVEYFSSVKPKLFQETIAKFMGDMGHGGMFGMSGHGKTEHGEAAGHNMNMSQPAHSGVEE, from the coding sequence ATGAGACTTATGAAATACAAAAAAACTATTGGGTTATCGTCACTACTCGCAGCCACGTTAATGCTAGGTGGTTGTGATATGGTATTGATGAATCCCAAAGGGGCGATCGGCGCCGAGCAAAAAACGCTGATACTGACAGCGTTTGGCCTGATGCTGATCGTTGTTATACCGGCTATTGTAATGGCAATCATTTTTGCCTTACGTTACCGGGAAGCCAATAAATCTGCAACTTACCGTCCAAACTGGGCACACTCAAATAAAATTGAGCTTGTCGTTTGGACCGTGCCTATCCTGATTATCATCACCTTGGCAACGATTACATGGAAAACGACACATGAACTCGATCCATATAAGCCATTGGACAGTGATATAAAACCGGTGACGATTGAAGTTATTTCCCTTGACTGGAAATGGCTGTTCATCTATCCGGAACAGGGTATCGCAACCGTAAATGAAATTGTATTCCCTAAAAATGTTCCAATTAACTTCAAAATCACCTCAGACTCTGTGATGAACTCTTTCTTCATTCCACAGTTGGGTGGTCAGATTTATGCAATGGCAGGTATGCAGACAAAATTGCACCTGATTGCTAACTCAGCGGGTAAATACGATGGATTCTCAGCAAGTTACAGTGGTCATGGCTTCTCAGGCATGAAATTCACTGCAACAGCGACGGATGATCGTGCAGGTTTTGAAGAGTGGGTGCAGAAAGTTAAAGCATCACCGAAAACCCTGGATACCGTACAAGCATTCAACGACTTGGCTAAACCTAGCCAAAACAATCCAGTTGAATACTTCTCAAGCGTAAAACCAAAACTGTTCCAAGAGACTATCGCCAAATTCATGGGTGACATGGGCCATGGTGGTATGTTTGGTATGTCTGGTCACGGCAAAACAGAACATGGTGAAGCTGCGGGTCATAATATGAATATGAGTCAGCCGGCTCATTCAGGTGTTGAGGAATAA
- the cyoB gene encoding cytochrome o ubiquinol oxidase subunit I — MWGKLTLDAIPLHEPIIVVTLLGILLGGLVVVGSLTYFRKWKWLWSEWLTSVDHKKIGVMYIVVAMVMMLRGFADAIMMRGQQALASAGEAGFLPPHHYDQIFTAHGVIMIFFMAMPFVVGLMNIVVPLQIGARDVAFPFLNSLSFWLFVVGVALINISLGVGEFAQTGWLAYPPLSGLEYNPGVGVDYWIWSLQLSGVGTLLTGVNFFVTILRMRAPGMSMMKMPVFTWASLCTNILIIAAFPILTVTIALLTLDRYLGTHFFTNDMGGNMMMYINLIWAWGHPEVYILVLPVFGIFSEVTATFSKKRLFGYTSLVWATIVITILSFIVWLHHFFTMGSGANVNAFFGIATMIISIPTGVKIFNWLFTMYRGRIEFKTPMLWTVGFLVTFSIGGMTGVLLAVPGANFVLHNSLFLIAHFHNVIIGGVVFGCFAGTTYWFPKAFGFTLNEKWGVRAFWFWITGFFVAFMPLYALGFMGMTRRLSQDINPEFHPLLVVAAGGVVLIALGILCQVIQFYVSIRDRDQNRDLTGDPWGGRTLEWSTSSPPPFYNFAEVPHIQTRDAWWDMKEKGTEYKRPAKYEEIHMPKNTGAGVIISAFCLTLGFALIWHIWWMAIASFAGIIISCIVKSFDEDVDYYVPVADVEKVENQRYEELRKAGVK, encoded by the coding sequence ATGTGGGGAAAATTAACACTGGATGCGATCCCATTACATGAACCCATTATTGTGGTGACATTGTTGGGGATCCTGCTTGGGGGACTGGTAGTTGTTGGTTCCTTGACTTATTTCCGTAAATGGAAATGGCTCTGGAGTGAATGGTTAACCAGCGTTGACCATAAGAAAATTGGTGTCATGTACATCGTCGTTGCCATGGTGATGATGCTCCGTGGTTTCGCTGATGCCATCATGATGCGTGGACAGCAAGCCTTGGCTTCCGCGGGTGAAGCCGGTTTCCTGCCCCCGCACCATTATGATCAGATCTTTACCGCTCACGGCGTTATCATGATCTTCTTTATGGCGATGCCTTTCGTTGTCGGTCTGATGAACATTGTTGTTCCTCTGCAAATCGGCGCTCGTGACGTTGCATTCCCATTCCTGAACTCTTTGAGTTTCTGGTTATTTGTTGTCGGTGTCGCACTGATCAACATCTCTCTGGGCGTTGGTGAGTTTGCACAAACCGGTTGGTTGGCATACCCACCGCTATCTGGTCTGGAGTACAATCCGGGGGTCGGTGTTGACTACTGGATATGGAGTCTTCAGCTCTCTGGTGTCGGTACATTGCTGACAGGCGTTAACTTCTTCGTGACCATCCTGCGCATGCGTGCACCAGGTATGTCCATGATGAAAATGCCTGTTTTCACTTGGGCTTCACTGTGCACCAACATCCTTATTATTGCTGCGTTCCCAATCCTGACAGTGACCATTGCGTTGCTCACTCTGGATCGTTATCTGGGCACCCATTTCTTTACCAACGATATGGGCGGCAACATGATGATGTACATCAACCTGATTTGGGCTTGGGGCCATCCTGAAGTCTATATTCTGGTGCTGCCTGTCTTTGGTATTTTCTCCGAAGTTACTGCAACCTTCTCGAAAAAACGCCTGTTTGGTTATACCTCTCTGGTGTGGGCGACGATCGTTATTACCATCCTGTCGTTCATTGTATGGTTGCACCACTTCTTCACCATGGGTTCTGGCGCGAATGTCAACGCCTTCTTTGGTATCGCCACGATGATTATCTCCATCCCGACTGGAGTTAAGATCTTCAACTGGCTGTTCACCATGTACCGTGGTCGTATTGAATTCAAAACCCCAATGCTGTGGACTGTTGGCTTCTTAGTCACCTTCTCCATTGGTGGTATGACAGGTGTTCTGTTAGCAGTACCTGGCGCAAACTTTGTTCTGCACAATAGTCTTTTCCTGATTGCCCACTTCCATAACGTCATCATCGGTGGTGTGGTATTCGGCTGCTTCGCAGGTACAACTTACTGGTTCCCGAAAGCATTCGGTTTCACGCTGAATGAAAAATGGGGTGTTCGTGCATTCTGGTTCTGGATCACTGGTTTCTTCGTTGCCTTTATGCCGCTGTACGCACTGGGCTTTATGGGTATGACCCGTCGTCTGAGCCAGGATATCAACCCTGAATTCCACCCTCTGCTGGTTGTTGCCGCAGGTGGCGTTGTCTTAATCGCCCTGGGTATTCTGTGTCAGGTTATCCAGTTCTACGTCAGTATCCGTGACCGTGACCAAAACCGTGATTTGACGGGTGACCCGTGGGGTGGCCGTACTCTGGAATGGTCAACTTCATCTCCACCTCCATTCTATAATTTTGCTGAGGTTCCACACATTCAGACTCGTGATGCATGGTGGGATATGAAAGAAAAAGGCACTGAATATAAGCGTCCGGCTAAATATGAAGAAATTCATATGCCTAAAAATACCGGTGCCGGTGTAATCATTAGTGCTTTCTGTCTGACCTTAGGCTTTGCTTTGATCTGGCATATCTGGTGGATGGCTATTGCAAGCTTCGCTGGCATCATCATTAGCTGCATCGTGAAAAGCTTTGACGAAGACGTTGATTATTACGTCCCTGTAGCCGACGTCGAGAAAGTTGAAAATCAGCGTTATGAAGAACTGAGAAAGGCAGGTGTGAAATAA
- a CDS encoding cytochrome o ubiquinol oxidase subunit III, which translates to MSTQTLNNTAAHDAHGHHDTGANKVFGFWVYLMSDLVLFASLFATYAVLVNGTAGGPSGKDIFELPFVLVETFLLLFSSITYGFAMLSMNKGKVAQVNLWLFITFLLGLGFVSMEVYEFHKLISEGFGPDRSAFLSAFFALVATHGLHVTFGLIWIITLMVQVSRRGLTDVNRMRLNCLSLFWHFLDVVWICVFTVVYLMGAM; encoded by the coding sequence ATGTCGACTCAAACCCTTAACAACACAGCCGCCCATGATGCTCATGGGCACCACGATACAGGAGCCAACAAGGTATTTGGCTTCTGGGTCTACCTGATGAGTGACTTGGTTCTGTTTGCAAGTCTGTTTGCTACCTATGCAGTGTTAGTTAATGGCACTGCGGGGGGGCCGTCTGGTAAGGATATTTTTGAACTGCCATTTGTACTGGTAGAAACCTTCCTGCTGCTATTTAGTAGTATCACCTATGGTTTCGCCATGCTGAGCATGAACAAAGGTAAAGTTGCTCAGGTTAATTTGTGGCTATTCATTACCTTCCTGCTTGGCCTTGGCTTCGTTTCAATGGAAGTGTATGAATTCCATAAACTGATTTCAGAAGGCTTTGGCCCTGACCGTAGTGCATTCCTGTCTGCTTTCTTTGCACTGGTTGCTACTCACGGTCTGCACGTTACCTTCGGTCTGATTTGGATCATTACTCTGATGGTTCAAGTTTCACGTCGTGGCCTGACTGATGTGAACCGTATGCGTCTGAACTGCCTGAGCCTGTTCTGGCACTTCCTTGATGTTGTATGGATCTGTGTATTTACTGTCGTTTATCTGATGGGAGCTATGTAA
- a CDS encoding cytochrome o ubiquinol oxidase subunit IV has translation MSHPNTSHSGASHGSFKTYMIGFVLSVILTVIPFWMVMDGTASHSTILVTVLAMAVVQIFVHFICFLHMNTSSEERWNLVALIFTLLVIAIVVVGSLWIMYNLNINMMVD, from the coding sequence ATGAGTCATCCAAATACTTCTCATTCCGGTGCCAGCCACGGTAGCTTCAAAACCTATATGATTGGTTTTGTTCTGTCAGTCATACTGACCGTGATCCCATTCTGGATGGTGATGGATGGCACGGCTTCACACAGCACAATTCTGGTGACAGTCCTCGCCATGGCTGTCGTTCAGATTTTTGTTCATTTCATCTGCTTCCTGCATATGAATACATCATCTGAAGAGCGTTGGAACCTAGTTGCCTTAATATTCACACTCTTGGTCATCGCTATCGTTGTTGTTGGCTCCCTGTGGATTATGTACAACCTGAACATCAATATGATGGTTGATTAA